One window from the genome of Cucumis melo cultivar AY chromosome 10, USDA_Cmelo_AY_1.0, whole genome shotgun sequence encodes:
- the LOC103502546 gene encoding pentatricopeptide repeat-containing protein At2g13600 isoform X2, with protein sequence MARNGLVKHLKGDFLFLDSSPFSKLLNQCVRSRSARDTSRVHACIIKSPFASETFIQNRLIDVYGKCGCVDVARKLFDRMLERNIFSWNSIICAFTKSGFLDDAVHIFEKMPEVDQCSWNSMISGFEQHGRFYEALVYFAQMHGHGFLVNEYSFGSALSACAGLQDLKLGSQIHSLVYRSNYLSDVYMGSALVDMYSKCGRVEYAQSAFDEMTVRSRVSWNSLITCYEQNGPVDEALKIFVEMIECGVEPDEVTLASVVSACATISAIKEGCTQNGENEEALILFRLLKRESIWPTHYTFGNLLNACANLADLQLGRQAHSHVLKHGFRFQYGEDSDVFVGNSLIDMYMKCGSVENGCRVFQHMFERDCVSWNAMIVGYAQNGFGNKALEVFSKMLESGEGPDHVTMIGVLSACSHAGLLDEGRYYFRSMTAQHGLMPLKDHYTCMVDLLGRAGYLEEAKNLIEEMSMQPDAIVWGSLLAACKVHRNIQLGEYVVEKLLEVDPENSGPYVLLSNMYAENRDWKNVVRVRKLMRQRGVIKQPGCSWIEIQGELNVFMVKDKRHARKKEICMVLRTILHQMKQAGYVPYAGSNEFDEDEQ encoded by the exons ATGGCTAGGAATGGATTGGTTAAACATCTCAAGGGTGACTTTTTATTCCTTGATTCGTCGCCTTTTTCCAAGCTCTTGAACCAGTGCGTTCGCTCGAGGTCAGCTCGAGACACCAGCCGTGTACATGCTTGCATAATTAAATCACCCTTTGCGTCCGAAACTTTTATCCAAAATAGGCTCATTGATGTATATGGGAAATGTGGATGTGTGGATGTTGCTCGCAAGTTGTTTGATAGAATGCTTGAGAGAAATATTTTCTCTTGGAACTCCATCATTTGTGCATTCACTAAGTCCGGATTTCTTGATGATGCTGTCCACATCTTTGAGAAGATGCCTGAAGTTGACCAATGCTCGTGGAACTCTATGATTTCAGGTTTTGAACAACATGGTCGCTTCTATGAAGCTTTAGTTTATTTTGCTCAAATGCATGGTCATGGTTTTCTTGTGAATGAATATTCATTTGGTAGTGCTCTCAGTGCTTGTGCAGGTTTACAAGATTTGAAATTAGGTTCCCAAATCCACAGTTTAGTATATAGGTCAAACTATTTATCAGATGTGTATATGGGCTCTGCGCTAGTAGATATGTACTCTAAATGTGGAAGAGTTGAATATGCTCAAAGTGCTTTTGATGAAATGACTGTGAGAAGTAGAGTTTCTTGGAATAGCTTGATTACCTGTTATGAACAGAATGGTCCAGTTGATGAGGCTCTCAAGATTTTTGTTGAGATGATCGAATGTGGGGTGGAACCTGACGAGGTAACACTTGCAAGTGTTGTTAGTGCATGTGCAACTATCTCAGCAATCAAAGAAG GGTGTACtcaaaatggagagaatgaagAGGCACTTATACTCTTTCGTTTATTGAAAAGAGAGTCTATTTGGCCTACGCACTACACATTTGGCAATCTCCTCAATGCTTGTGCAAACCTTGCTGATTTGCAGCTCGGCCGACAGGCTCACTCTCATGTTTTAAAGCATGGATTTAGATTCCAATATGGAGAAGATTCAGATGTTTTTGTTGGCAACTCTCTAATAGATATGTATATGAAATGTGGATCAGTTGAGAATGGTTGTAGGGTGTTTCAACATATGTTCGAAAGGGATTGTGTGTCATGGAATGCTATGATAGTTGGATATGCACAAAATGGTTTTGGCAATAAGGCTCTCGAAGTTTTCAGTAAAATGTTAGAATCAGGAGAGGGACCGGATCATGTAACAATGATTGGTGTTCTTTCCGCTTGTAGTCATGCCGGACTACTTGACGAAGGTCGCTATTACTTTCGGTCAATGACTGCACAACATGGTTTGATGCCATTAAAAGACCATTATACATGTATGGTTGATTTACTTGGCCGAGCTGGGTACCTTGAAGAAGCAAAAAATCTAATTGAGGAAATGTCAATGCAGCCTGATGCTATCGTCTGGGGATCATTGCTTGCCGCTTGTAAAGTTCATCGGAACATCCAATTGGGGGAATATGTAGTGGAGAAGCTTTTAGAGGTAGATCCTGAGAACTCTGGGCCATATGTTCTTCTTTCGAATATGTATGCTGAAAATAGAGATTGGAAGAATGTTGTGAGGGTAAGAAAGCTGATGAGACAGAGAGGAGTGATTAAACAACCAGGTTGCAGTTGGATTGAAATTCAAGGTGAGTTGAATGTTTTTATGGTTAAAGATAAAAGGCATGCGAGGAAGAAAGAAATCTGTATGGTTTTGAGAACAATTCTACACCAAATGAAACAAGCAGGATATGTCCCATATGCTGGCAGTAATGAGtttgatgaagatgaacaatAG
- the LOC103502546 gene encoding pentatricopeptide repeat-containing protein At2g13600 isoform X1, translating to MARNGLVKHLKGDFLFLDSSPFSKLLNQCVRSRSARDTSRVHACIIKSPFASETFIQNRLIDVYGKCGCVDVARKLFDRMLERNIFSWNSIICAFTKSGFLDDAVHIFEKMPEVDQCSWNSMISGFEQHGRFYEALVYFAQMHGHGFLVNEYSFGSALSACAGLQDLKLGSQIHSLVYRSNYLSDVYMGSALVDMYSKCGRVEYAQSAFDEMTVRSRVSWNSLITCYEQNGPVDEALKIFVEMIECGVEPDEVTLASVVSACATISAIKEGQQIHARVVKCDEFRNDLILGNALLDMYAKCNRINEARIIFDMMPIRSVVSETSMVSGYAKASKVKVARSMFSNMMVKDVITWNALIAGCTQNGENEEALILFRLLKRESIWPTHYTFGNLLNACANLADLQLGRQAHSHVLKHGFRFQYGEDSDVFVGNSLIDMYMKCGSVENGCRVFQHMFERDCVSWNAMIVGYAQNGFGNKALEVFSKMLESGEGPDHVTMIGVLSACSHAGLLDEGRYYFRSMTAQHGLMPLKDHYTCMVDLLGRAGYLEEAKNLIEEMSMQPDAIVWGSLLAACKVHRNIQLGEYVVEKLLEVDPENSGPYVLLSNMYAENRDWKNVVRVRKLMRQRGVIKQPGCSWIEIQGELNVFMVKDKRHARKKEICMVLRTILHQMKQAGYVPYAGSNEFDEDEQ from the coding sequence ATGGCTAGGAATGGATTGGTTAAACATCTCAAGGGTGACTTTTTATTCCTTGATTCGTCGCCTTTTTCCAAGCTCTTGAACCAGTGCGTTCGCTCGAGGTCAGCTCGAGACACCAGCCGTGTACATGCTTGCATAATTAAATCACCCTTTGCGTCCGAAACTTTTATCCAAAATAGGCTCATTGATGTATATGGGAAATGTGGATGTGTGGATGTTGCTCGCAAGTTGTTTGATAGAATGCTTGAGAGAAATATTTTCTCTTGGAACTCCATCATTTGTGCATTCACTAAGTCCGGATTTCTTGATGATGCTGTCCACATCTTTGAGAAGATGCCTGAAGTTGACCAATGCTCGTGGAACTCTATGATTTCAGGTTTTGAACAACATGGTCGCTTCTATGAAGCTTTAGTTTATTTTGCTCAAATGCATGGTCATGGTTTTCTTGTGAATGAATATTCATTTGGTAGTGCTCTCAGTGCTTGTGCAGGTTTACAAGATTTGAAATTAGGTTCCCAAATCCACAGTTTAGTATATAGGTCAAACTATTTATCAGATGTGTATATGGGCTCTGCGCTAGTAGATATGTACTCTAAATGTGGAAGAGTTGAATATGCTCAAAGTGCTTTTGATGAAATGACTGTGAGAAGTAGAGTTTCTTGGAATAGCTTGATTACCTGTTATGAACAGAATGGTCCAGTTGATGAGGCTCTCAAGATTTTTGTTGAGATGATCGAATGTGGGGTGGAACCTGACGAGGTAACACTTGCAAGTGTTGTTAGTGCATGTGCAACTATCTCAGCAATCAAAGAAGGTCAGCAGATTCATGCTCGAGTTGTAAAGTGTGATGAATTTAGAAATGATCTTATTTTAGGAAATGCGTTGCTTGATATGTATGCTAAATGTAATAGGATTAATGAGGCTAGAATAATTTTCGATATGATGCCAATTAGGAGTGTGGTGTCTGAGACCTCAATGGTAAGTGGGTATGCAAAGGCTTCCAAAGTTAAAGTTGCAAGATCTATGTTCTCAAATATGATGGTGAAAGACGTAATCACTTGGAATGCGCTTATTGCAGGGTGTACtcaaaatggagagaatgaagAGGCACTTATACTCTTTCGTTTATTGAAAAGAGAGTCTATTTGGCCTACGCACTACACATTTGGCAATCTCCTCAATGCTTGTGCAAACCTTGCTGATTTGCAGCTCGGCCGACAGGCTCACTCTCATGTTTTAAAGCATGGATTTAGATTCCAATATGGAGAAGATTCAGATGTTTTTGTTGGCAACTCTCTAATAGATATGTATATGAAATGTGGATCAGTTGAGAATGGTTGTAGGGTGTTTCAACATATGTTCGAAAGGGATTGTGTGTCATGGAATGCTATGATAGTTGGATATGCACAAAATGGTTTTGGCAATAAGGCTCTCGAAGTTTTCAGTAAAATGTTAGAATCAGGAGAGGGACCGGATCATGTAACAATGATTGGTGTTCTTTCCGCTTGTAGTCATGCCGGACTACTTGACGAAGGTCGCTATTACTTTCGGTCAATGACTGCACAACATGGTTTGATGCCATTAAAAGACCATTATACATGTATGGTTGATTTACTTGGCCGAGCTGGGTACCTTGAAGAAGCAAAAAATCTAATTGAGGAAATGTCAATGCAGCCTGATGCTATCGTCTGGGGATCATTGCTTGCCGCTTGTAAAGTTCATCGGAACATCCAATTGGGGGAATATGTAGTGGAGAAGCTTTTAGAGGTAGATCCTGAGAACTCTGGGCCATATGTTCTTCTTTCGAATATGTATGCTGAAAATAGAGATTGGAAGAATGTTGTGAGGGTAAGAAAGCTGATGAGACAGAGAGGAGTGATTAAACAACCAGGTTGCAGTTGGATTGAAATTCAAGGTGAGTTGAATGTTTTTATGGTTAAAGATAAAAGGCATGCGAGGAAGAAAGAAATCTGTATGGTTTTGAGAACAATTCTACACCAAATGAAACAAGCAGGATATGTCCCATATGCTGGCAGTAATGAGtttgatgaagatgaacaatAG